Proteins encoded in a region of the Trichomycterus rosablanca isolate fTriRos1 chromosome 26, fTriRos1.hap1, whole genome shotgun sequence genome:
- the pmchl gene encoding pro-melanin-concentrating hormone, like has product MKLSMFFVFAAAFLYECPLRSKALSMANPEKLDLDQETLQEGLIENTAGSSPSKILVVADFNLLKTLKALDRNVLQQILPERILSTERRDVNPDLGSSIAIIKRDSMRCMVGRVYRPCWEV; this is encoded by the coding sequence ATGAAGCTTTCCATGTTCTTCGTCTTTGCCGCTGCGTTCTTGTACGAGTGCCCGCTGAGATCCAAGGCGCTTTCGATGGCCAACCCGGAAAAGCTGGACCTCGATCAAGAGACTCTTCAAGAAGGACTGATTGAAAACACTGCAGGCTCTAGCCCGTCTAAGATCCTTGTGGTGGCAGACTTCAACCTTCTAAAGACCTTGAAGGCTCTGGACAGGAACGTCCTACAGCAGATTCTGCCAGAGAGGATCCTGAGCACCGAGCGGCGAGACGTGAACCCGGACCTCGGCTCCAGCATCGCCATCATCAAGAGGGACTCTATGAGGTGCATGGTGGGAAGGGTGTACCGGCCGTGCTGGGAGGTGTAG